The genomic interval GAAGGCGGTCAAGAAGGCGCACGACGAGGACCCGGTGGGCATCGGCAACGGCCTGCGCGACCGGGTGCACGCGGTGATGTACGCCGTGCTGCAGACGGAGCTGTTCCGCTGAGCCGTGACGCGTGACGCCTGACGCCTGACGATGGGGCGGATGCCGACTGGCATCCGCCCCATCATCGTCTCAGTTCTGCGCGGTGTCCTACTGCTGGGCGCTGTAGTCCGGCAGCTCCTGGAGCGTCCAGGTGTTGCCGTCGGGGTCGTCGAACGTGACGAAACGGCCCCACGCCTGCTCGTCGACGCCGTTCGCCTCGACACCCAATCCGCGCAGATGCGCGAGCGCCTCATCGGCGTCCGGCACCACGACCTGGATCGTGTTCTGCTGCCCCGGCTCGAGGCCCTCGCCGAGACCGGTGCCGAACGCGATCGAGCAGG from Microbacterium sp. H1-D42 carries:
- a CDS encoding VOC family protein; its protein translation is MNWKIELIFVPVSDVDRAKDFYVKIGFNADHDQKVTDELRFVQMTPPGSACSIAFGTGLGEGLEPGQQNTIQVVVPDADEALAHLRGLGVEANGVDEQAWGRFVTFDDPDGNTWTLQELPDYSAQQ